In one Limosilactobacillus oris genomic region, the following are encoded:
- a CDS encoding cytochrome b5 domain-containing protein, with amino-acid sequence MTKTFTKEELSKYDGQNGQPAYVAIEGVVYDVSGKEAWKGGRHHGNQAGQDLTKVLINLSPHGKKVLDGLPVVGKLAE; translated from the coding sequence ATGACCAAAACTTTTACTAAAGAAGAACTCAGCAAGTATGACGGACAGAACGGACAGCCTGCTTATGTTGCAATTGAAGGGGTCGTCTATGACGTTTCTGGTAAGGAAGCCTGGAAAGGCGGCCGGCACCACGGCAACCAGGCTGGGCAAGATTTAACCAAGGTCTTGATCAACCTCTCACCCCACGGAAAGAAAGTGCTGGATGGTTTGCCGGTAGTTGGTAAATTAGCAGAGTAA
- a CDS encoding M57 family metalloprotease, translated as MDTVGVIFRLVKRLAWWILILGVGWYYFNNQQFQQATNQRLWQARERVAQLVTGTKATSSSKNGNQSSSKAAGADQVPTNGRWPSQEATVFVNTGNTTLDNATNAAIQSWNQTGAFRFRTTTDQQQADIVVKKMDDNNTSAAGLTEASTNPVTGRMVHADVYLNQHYLLNPLYGYSNQRIINTAEHELGHAIGLDHTNNVSVMQPAGSYYTIQPADVQAVKKLYSN; from the coding sequence GTGGACACAGTAGGGGTTATTTTTCGACTGGTCAAGCGCCTCGCCTGGTGGATCCTCATCCTGGGAGTTGGCTGGTACTACTTTAACAACCAGCAGTTTCAGCAGGCAACTAACCAGCGGCTGTGGCAGGCCCGCGAACGGGTTGCTCAGCTGGTTACTGGTACTAAGGCAACTAGCAGTAGTAAGAATGGCAACCAATCCAGCAGCAAGGCTGCCGGGGCCGACCAGGTGCCAACTAATGGACGCTGGCCTAGCCAAGAAGCGACCGTGTTCGTAAATACCGGCAACACCACTTTAGATAACGCGACAAACGCGGCCATTCAGAGTTGGAACCAAACGGGAGCCTTCCGCTTCCGAACCACTACGGACCAGCAGCAGGCAGACATTGTCGTCAAAAAGATGGACGACAACAACACTAGTGCAGCGGGCCTGACCGAAGCATCGACTAACCCGGTTACCGGGAGAATGGTCCACGCGGATGTATACCTCAACCAGCACTACCTGCTCAACCCGCTCTATGGTTACTCTAACCAGCGGATTATCAACACGGCAGAGCACGAACTCGGCCACGCCATCGGACTTGACCACACCAATAACGTCTCGGTAATGCAGCCTGCTGGCTCGTACTACACAATTCAGCCAGCTGACGTGCAGGCCGTCAAGAAACTGTATTCAAATTAA
- a CDS encoding 2-keto-4-pentenoate hydratase, translating to MTEQHVTLNQQQEAFAQALAKAYQSKEPLRMADWQGVVTDDDTAYAVQDRFVALKKLPTGGYKVSLTSKQTQDMFDSDSPLYGQQVDSHFLPAPAHLSLKEQTMAPLLEVELGFRATEDLLATDSLDDLLHKTTVCGTVELPDSRFADWFPDLDKFCVMSDCAVGGFVVYGEERPSAEVFPTVADAANVNVTLYHDGKEEATGSSSEVLGNPFESLAWLVKKLAAQGKVFRAGQLVSSGTFLLPPHLTAGKWEAKFDHGFGNVTVNVVD from the coding sequence ATGACTGAACAACACGTTACCTTAAACCAACAACAAGAAGCATTTGCCCAGGCCCTCGCAAAGGCCTACCAAAGTAAGGAACCCCTTCGGATGGCTGACTGGCAGGGCGTCGTAACCGATGACGATACCGCCTATGCCGTCCAGGACCGCTTCGTCGCCCTCAAGAAACTCCCGACCGGCGGCTACAAGGTTTCCTTAACCTCCAAACAGACCCAGGACATGTTTGATTCTGACAGTCCCCTCTACGGGCAGCAAGTCGACTCCCACTTCCTGCCGGCCCCGGCCCACTTATCCTTAAAAGAACAGACAATGGCTCCCCTGCTCGAAGTCGAACTTGGCTTCCGGGCCACTGAAGACCTGCTGGCAACCGATAGTTTGGACGACCTCCTCCACAAGACCACAGTATGCGGAACCGTCGAATTGCCGGACAGCCGCTTTGCCGACTGGTTCCCCGACCTCGACAAGTTCTGCGTGATGAGTGACTGCGCGGTCGGCGGATTCGTCGTTTACGGCGAGGAGCGCCCAAGTGCTGAGGTTTTTCCAACCGTTGCGGACGCCGCCAACGTCAACGTGACCCTCTACCACGATGGCAAGGAAGAAGCCACCGGCAGCTCCAGCGAGGTCCTCGGGAACCCGTTCGAATCCCTCGCCTGGCTAGTTAAGAAACTCGCCGCCCAGGGAAAGGTTTTCCGGGCCGGACAATTAGTTTCCTCCGGGACCTTCCTCCTGCCACCGCACCTGACTGCAGGCAAGTGGGAAGCAAAGTTTGACCACGGTTTCGGTAACGTCACGGTTAACGTCGTCGACTAA
- a CDS encoding MFS transporter: protein MQQLSNRHLNTITTVFVLIAFMLGCNEFMVVGNLTLIAHTYHESLPHIAGLISLFAWTYALMTPVVTLYTNRFNKYRLLLVLMLIFLSGTLISSFAPNYPCFLFSRVVTASVAGILESLIQAIVYQLAPNQKKRSAITALVYTGFSIATVLGLPLGTLIADLWNWQAAFIMVAVVTAISTVLAAILVPRKLAIPASGIRDQLTLLRDKNIWLGIGFVTCAAATLYGYYTYIRPLIRQTLGFSTTMLSVILMLLGGIDVISSLLSGRLGAKNGMRRLHGVYLAILFLLALFSTAMWTPATGILVLSLLGLLIPLFSSPIQLYFLNIASSKYPAGVMLASSLSPVFYNIGIATSSLTAATTLRHFGLANLGWNSFAYALITLLLLVLINRRTAQAASADGHFTIP, encoded by the coding sequence ATGCAGCAACTATCAAACCGTCATTTGAATACCATTACGACCGTCTTCGTTCTCATCGCCTTCATGCTCGGCTGTAACGAATTCATGGTGGTCGGCAACCTGACCCTGATTGCCCACACCTACCATGAATCACTCCCCCACATTGCGGGACTGATTTCACTGTTTGCCTGGACCTACGCCCTGATGACGCCGGTGGTAACCCTCTATACCAACCGCTTCAATAAGTACCGGCTCCTGCTGGTGCTGATGCTGATTTTCCTTAGCGGGACCCTCATCAGCTCCTTTGCGCCAAACTATCCCTGCTTCCTCTTTTCCCGGGTCGTCACCGCTTCGGTCGCCGGAATCTTAGAGTCGCTAATCCAAGCCATCGTCTACCAACTCGCCCCCAACCAGAAGAAGCGGTCGGCGATAACCGCGCTGGTGTATACCGGTTTTAGTATCGCTACCGTCCTGGGATTACCGCTAGGAACGCTGATTGCTGACCTCTGGAACTGGCAGGCCGCCTTTATTATGGTCGCGGTCGTTACTGCCATTTCCACCGTCCTGGCCGCAATCCTGGTGCCCCGGAAGCTCGCCATCCCCGCTAGTGGAATTCGGGACCAGCTGACTCTTCTCCGAGATAAGAACATTTGGCTGGGCATCGGCTTCGTCACTTGCGCGGCCGCTACTTTATACGGTTACTATACTTATATTCGGCCGTTAATTCGGCAAACACTGGGCTTTAGTACTACCATGCTCAGTGTAATCCTAATGCTCCTCGGTGGGATTGACGTCATCAGCAGTCTCCTTTCCGGCCGGCTCGGGGCCAAAAATGGAATGCGACGGTTACACGGTGTTTACCTCGCCATTCTCTTCCTGCTCGCACTTTTCAGTACCGCCATGTGGACACCGGCGACTGGAATCCTGGTGCTCAGTCTGCTGGGGCTGCTGATTCCCCTCTTTAGCTCACCAATCCAGCTCTATTTTTTAAACATTGCCAGCAGCAAGTACCCGGCCGGAGTCATGCTGGCGTCATCACTAAGCCCCGTCTTTTATAATATCGGGATTGCCACCAGCTCTCTCACCGCGGCCACGACCCTCCGCCACTTTGGACTGGCAAATCTGGGCTGGAATTCCTTTGCCTACGCCCTGATTACCCTGCTCCTCCTGGTCCTGATTAACCGCCGGACCGCACAGGCGGCCAGCGCTGATGGTCATTTTACCATTCCTTAA
- a CDS encoding type II toxin-antitoxin system RelB/DinJ family antitoxin — protein sequence MAQINIKIDDQLKDDVSRIFNEMGLDITTGIKIYLKRVQQDQRIPFELTSHHSFDAKKVAQQYQAGDQATVNNLNSLFKELNKTPHTASIGGQILDGHPAQDEGNGIGQNILNKR from the coding sequence ATGGCACAGATTAATATTAAAATCGATGATCAGCTAAAGGATGACGTAAGCCGTATTTTCAACGAGATGGGGCTCGATATTACTACCGGAATCAAAATTTACCTCAAGCGTGTCCAACAGGATCAGCGGATTCCGTTTGAATTAACTAGTCACCACAGTTTTGACGCGAAAAAAGTTGCCCAGCAATACCAGGCCGGTGATCAAGCGACGGTAAATAACCTAAACAGTCTCTTCAAAGAGCTGAATAAGACGCCACACACCGCCAGCATCGGTGGTCAGATCCTGGATGGGCATCCAGCTCAGGACGAGGGCAACGGTATCGGCCAAAACATCTTAAACAAGCGCTAA
- the ribB gene encoding 3,4-dihydroxy-2-butanone-4-phosphate synthase translates to MQNEFSTVEDALTQLKNGGYIILADDESRENEGDLVALGDGIDAATVYEMLNEANGLMCVPVTEKIAHRLGFVPMVEHSTDPNQTPFMVTADGTYEATGVTTGVSAFDRAATIRQIAKPDAQASDFNHPGHIQPLYAQEHGLRDRTGHTEASVDLAYLAGKEPVAVIIEVLKEDGTMARRDSLFELAQRVHVPFITIKQITNYMDAKGIDYAAQLAENVTE, encoded by the coding sequence ATGCAAAATGAATTCTCAACTGTTGAAGACGCGCTGACCCAATTGAAGAATGGCGGCTACATTATCCTGGCCGATGATGAAAGTCGGGAAAATGAAGGAGACCTGGTTGCACTCGGCGACGGTATCGACGCCGCAACCGTTTATGAAATGCTGAACGAAGCTAACGGCTTGATGTGTGTTCCCGTGACGGAAAAGATTGCTCACCGTTTAGGCTTCGTCCCGATGGTCGAACACAGCACCGACCCGAACCAGACCCCATTCATGGTTACCGCAGACGGGACCTATGAGGCGACGGGGGTAACTACCGGCGTGTCCGCCTTTGACCGTGCAGCAACAATTCGACAAATTGCCAAGCCTGATGCGCAGGCAAGTGACTTTAACCATCCAGGACACATTCAACCACTGTATGCCCAGGAACACGGCCTGCGTGACCGGACTGGCCACACGGAAGCGTCCGTTGACTTGGCATACCTGGCTGGCAAGGAACCAGTAGCGGTCATCATTGAAGTCTTGAAAGAAGACGGTACGATGGCCCGTCGGGATAGCCTCTTTGAATTAGCCCAACGGGTTCACGTTCCATTCATCACGATTAAGCAAATTACTAACTACATGGACGCAAAGGGGATTGACTACGCTGCTCAATTGGCAGAAAACGTAACTGAATAA
- a CDS encoding L-lactate dehydrogenase: protein MTRKVAVVGMGHVGATVAHYLVAGGFADDLALYDTNEAKVQADALDLRDAMANLPFHTNLTVNDDSQLADCDVVVSALGKSKLVDTPDHDRFAEFKFTRTQVPLVAKKLVDNGFHGKLVDVTNPCDVITSMYQKLTGLPKEHVMGTGTLLDSARMRARVGEALKVDSRSVDGFNLGEHGNSQFTAWSTVRVLGKPLLELVKERDLDLADLEERARQGGYLVYQGKKYTNYGVATAAVRLTNALLSDARTVMPVSNYRAEYGTYLSYPAVVGRDGVVEQLQLDLTAEEQEKLATSAKYIKERLQAEEERAAQAE, encoded by the coding sequence ATGACAAGAAAAGTAGCAGTAGTTGGAATGGGCCACGTTGGCGCCACAGTTGCACATTACCTCGTCGCCGGTGGTTTCGCCGATGATTTAGCACTTTACGACACAAATGAAGCCAAGGTCCAGGCCGATGCCCTCGACCTTCGTGACGCCATGGCAAACCTGCCCTTCCACACCAATCTAACGGTAAACGACGACTCTCAACTGGCAGACTGTGATGTGGTCGTCTCCGCCCTCGGTAAATCTAAGTTAGTCGACACCCCCGACCACGACCGCTTTGCCGAATTTAAATTCACCCGCACCCAAGTGCCGTTGGTCGCCAAGAAGCTGGTCGATAATGGTTTCCACGGCAAACTGGTCGATGTCACAAACCCCTGTGACGTCATCACCTCGATGTACCAAAAATTAACTGGCCTGCCAAAGGAGCACGTCATGGGAACCGGGACCCTGCTGGACTCTGCTCGGATGCGGGCCCGGGTCGGAGAAGCCCTCAAAGTCGACTCCCGCTCGGTTGACGGCTTTAACCTCGGTGAACACGGGAATTCCCAGTTCACTGCCTGGTCCACCGTCCGGGTTCTCGGCAAGCCCCTGTTAGAACTGGTCAAGGAACGGGACTTAGACCTCGCCGACTTAGAAGAACGGGCCCGCCAAGGCGGCTACCTGGTTTACCAAGGGAAGAAGTATACCAATTACGGGGTCGCCACGGCCGCGGTTCGGCTGACCAACGCCCTGCTCAGCGACGCCCGGACCGTCATGCCGGTTTCCAACTACCGGGCCGAATACGGGACCTACCTTTCCTACCCGGCAGTGGTCGGCCGCGACGGGGTCGTCGAGCAATTGCAACTCGACTTAACCGCGGAAGAGCAGGAAAAGCTCGCCACCTCCGCCAAGTACATCAAGGAACGTTTGCAGGCGGAAGAAGAACGGGCGGCCCAGGCAGAATAA
- a CDS encoding phosphoribosyltransferase family protein — translation MTNYYQLKLGPLKRRLPIIPISADTAIASFVLLGDDELSLTAADMLRPQLPAQFDYIVTVESKGIPFAHDLSLATRHPRSFVIRKSIKGYMREPLEQDVNSITTKQKQELVLDGQDAQLLQGKKVLLVDDVISTGSSIHSAATLLEKAGSHVVGKVAILAEGDAAKRDDIIFLAKLPLFKPDGTIKA, via the coding sequence GTGACTAACTATTACCAACTAAAACTCGGTCCCCTGAAGCGCAGACTGCCAATTATCCCCATCAGTGCGGACACGGCCATCGCTTCGTTTGTCCTCCTCGGAGATGACGAATTGTCCCTCACCGCCGCTGACATGCTTAGACCTCAGCTGCCAGCACAGTTTGACTACATCGTGACAGTGGAAAGTAAGGGCATTCCCTTCGCCCACGACCTCAGCCTCGCCACACGACACCCCCGTTCCTTCGTTATCCGCAAATCGATCAAGGGCTACATGCGCGAACCGCTAGAGCAGGACGTTAATTCAATTACGACTAAACAGAAGCAGGAATTGGTTCTCGACGGTCAGGACGCTCAGCTGCTTCAAGGAAAGAAAGTCCTGCTCGTTGACGACGTGATTAGCACCGGCAGCTCCATTCACTCGGCTGCTACCCTGCTAGAAAAGGCTGGTAGCCACGTTGTCGGCAAGGTCGCTATCCTCGCTGAGGGGGACGCCGCCAAGCGCGACGACATCATTTTTCTTGCTAAGCTGCCGCTGTTCAAACCCGACGGTACTATCAAGGCCTAA
- the thrS gene encoding threonine--tRNA ligase translates to MAQIAVMSVDGSVKKIDRDSEEGLQALRKLASLLLKDSLHQEFKGIRLGESVADEDGFHVDSDKDDQQVSADELSALQDALLAKAKDTKVEFVEVDLDDALAEVKDDPYSSELIKEAAKDGKVAMYQVGDVKAVADGDVLLYGDAIKHLKLLSVAGAYWKGMSSNPMLQRIYGTVFFNKEALDEDMKKRQEAREHDHRVIGNQLDLFFVDPKVGAGLPYWMPKGATIRRTIERYIIDREVADGYEHVYTPVLMNLDAYKTSGHWEHYRDDMFPPMDMGDGEMLEIRPMNCPSHIQIYKHHIRSYRDLPMRIAELGMMHRYEKSGALSGLQRVREMTLNDGHTFVAVDQIRDEFAKILNLIMDVYKDFDITDYSFRLSLRDPKNKEKYYGNDEMWDESQKLLKAAMDDLNLDYYEAEGEAAFYGPKLDIQTKTALGNDETMSTIQLDFMQPDRFGLSYVGKDGKEHMPVMIHRGIVGTMERFVAYLTEIYKGAFPTWLAPEQVHIIPVSEEKHGDYAQKLADKMKAAQIRVVVDDRNEKMGYKIREAQTQKVPYTLVVGDDEVKNNAVSVRKYGEDAQNNMSQDDFMNEILADIASYSRKN, encoded by the coding sequence ATGGCACAGATTGCAGTTATGTCCGTTGATGGATCAGTTAAGAAGATTGATCGCGACTCAGAAGAAGGTTTACAAGCACTGCGGAAGTTAGCTTCCCTGCTGCTGAAGGATTCCTTACACCAAGAATTTAAGGGAATCCGCTTGGGTGAAAGCGTTGCTGACGAAGATGGTTTCCATGTTGATTCCGACAAGGACGACCAACAAGTCTCCGCTGACGAGTTATCAGCATTGCAAGACGCCCTGTTGGCTAAGGCCAAGGACACCAAAGTTGAATTTGTCGAAGTTGACTTGGACGACGCCCTGGCAGAAGTCAAGGACGACCCTTACTCCAGCGAACTGATCAAGGAAGCTGCTAAAGACGGCAAGGTTGCAATGTACCAAGTTGGTGACGTCAAGGCTGTTGCTGACGGCGACGTCCTGCTGTACGGTGACGCCATCAAGCACCTCAAGCTCTTATCTGTTGCCGGTGCCTACTGGAAGGGTATGTCATCCAACCCAATGCTCCAACGGATTTACGGGACCGTCTTCTTCAACAAGGAAGCCCTGGACGAAGACATGAAGAAGCGCCAGGAAGCCCGTGAACACGACCACCGGGTGATTGGTAACCAACTCGACCTCTTCTTCGTTGATCCAAAGGTCGGTGCTGGACTGCCATACTGGATGCCGAAGGGTGCTACTATTCGCCGGACGATTGAACGTTACATTATCGACCGGGAAGTTGCCGATGGTTACGAACACGTCTACACCCCAGTGCTGATGAACCTGGACGCCTACAAGACTTCTGGTCACTGGGAACACTACCGGGACGACATGTTCCCGCCAATGGACATGGGTGACGGCGAAATGCTGGAAATCCGGCCAATGAACTGCCCAAGCCACATCCAGATTTACAAGCACCACATCCGTTCTTACCGTGACCTGCCAATGCGGATTGCCGAACTTGGGATGATGCACCGTTACGAAAAGTCTGGTGCCCTGTCAGGTCTGCAACGGGTTCGTGAAATGACCCTGAACGATGGCCACACCTTTGTTGCTGTTGACCAAATCCGGGATGAATTTGCCAAGATTCTGAACTTGATTATGGACGTCTACAAGGACTTCGACATCACCGATTACAGCTTCCGCCTGTCCCTGCGTGACCCGAAGAACAAGGAAAAGTACTACGGGAACGACGAAATGTGGGATGAATCTCAAAAGCTGCTGAAGGCTGCCATGGATGACCTGAACCTCGACTACTATGAAGCCGAAGGGGAAGCCGCATTCTACGGTCCAAAGCTGGATATCCAAACTAAGACTGCTCTGGGTAACGACGAAACCATGTCCACTATCCAATTGGACTTCATGCAACCAGACCGCTTCGGCCTGTCCTATGTTGGTAAAGATGGTAAAGAACACATGCCTGTGATGATCCACCGTGGAATCGTTGGTACCATGGAACGGTTCGTTGCCTACCTGACTGAAATTTACAAGGGTGCCTTCCCAACCTGGTTAGCCCCAGAACAAGTCCACATCATCCCAGTTAGCGAAGAAAAGCACGGCGACTACGCTCAGAAGCTGGCTGACAAGATGAAGGCCGCCCAAATTCGGGTAGTGGTTGACGACCGGAACGAAAAGATGGGTTACAAGATTCGTGAAGCCCAGACCCAAAAGGTTCCATACACGCTGGTTGTCGGTGACGATGAAGTCAAGAATAACGCTGTTTCTGTTCGGAAGTACGGTGAGGATGCTCAAAACAACATGAGCCAGGACGACTTCATGAACGAAATTCTTGCCGACATCGCTTCCTACTCCCGCAAAAATTAG
- a CDS encoding APC family permease: MNNQPTEELKRSLGFWSAISIVVGTIIGSGIFFKQGSVLDSAGSSTLAIAAWVFGGIITLTGGLTIAEIGAQMPYTGGLYVYIENLYGRILGFLAGWMQIIIYGPAIIASVAGFMSILMANFFGLGTAWRIPMAVITVLAIGVMNLFENKVGAIFAIITTTGKMIPIAAIIIFGLLFGNQHAFGQTVTEVQHATGGFGVAVLATLFGYDGWILIANLGGEMKNPQKLLPRAIILGITAVLIIYTLITIGILKFLPANLIHRLGENATAYLATKAFGAIGGKLLSAGIIISMMGTLNGKMITFPRIVYAMARRGDLPFSRFLSFVTPKGKSPVIATLFIVALATVMMFFFDPDHLSDLCVFTVYCFYLLAFLGIFILRKKNKENRPFSTPLYPLVPIIAIAGGIFVLVSELFNDPAGVLLFIGIVIVGLPIFYAVKRMDAKRM, from the coding sequence ATGAATAATCAACCAACAGAAGAACTAAAACGGTCGTTAGGTTTTTGGTCGGCAATTTCGATTGTCGTGGGGACAATTATTGGTTCAGGAATCTTCTTCAAGCAGGGTTCTGTCCTTGATAGTGCCGGTTCGTCAACTCTCGCCATTGCTGCCTGGGTATTCGGGGGAATTATTACCCTAACTGGTGGGTTAACCATCGCCGAAATTGGGGCGCAAATGCCATACACCGGTGGCCTTTACGTCTATATTGAAAATCTCTACGGCCGGATTCTCGGTTTCCTTGCCGGCTGGATGCAGATAATCATCTACGGCCCCGCAATAATCGCTTCGGTTGCCGGGTTTATGAGTATCTTAATGGCCAACTTCTTTGGTCTTGGCACCGCGTGGCGGATTCCAATGGCCGTCATCACTGTTCTGGCAATCGGTGTGATGAACCTTTTCGAAAACAAGGTTGGGGCAATCTTTGCCATCATTACAACGACGGGGAAAATGATCCCGATCGCAGCAATCATTATCTTTGGTCTCCTCTTTGGTAACCAGCACGCCTTCGGTCAAACCGTTACCGAAGTTCAACACGCTACTGGGGGCTTCGGTGTCGCCGTCTTAGCAACCCTCTTCGGTTACGACGGTTGGATCCTAATCGCTAACCTTGGTGGTGAGATGAAGAACCCGCAAAAGCTGCTACCAAGGGCAATCATCTTGGGAATTACCGCTGTCCTAATAATCTACACGTTAATTACTATCGGAATCCTCAAGTTCCTGCCGGCGAACTTAATCCACCGTCTGGGTGAAAATGCCACTGCCTATCTAGCAACTAAAGCCTTTGGCGCGATTGGTGGCAAACTTCTCTCGGCCGGAATTATCATCTCGATGATGGGAACCCTGAACGGGAAAATGATTACCTTCCCACGGATTGTTTACGCAATGGCACGCCGGGGCGACCTGCCATTCTCGCGTTTTCTATCGTTTGTTACGCCCAAGGGGAAGTCGCCCGTCATTGCCACATTGTTCATTGTGGCCCTCGCAACGGTGATGATGTTCTTCTTCGATCCCGACCACCTCTCGGATCTCTGTGTCTTCACTGTTTACTGCTTCTACCTGTTAGCATTTTTGGGGATCTTTATTCTAAGAAAGAAAAATAAGGAGAACCGTCCCTTCAGCACCCCTCTTTACCCGCTTGTCCCAATCATTGCGATTGCCGGTGGAATCTTCGTCCTGGTCAGCGAACTGTTCAACGATCCGGCCGGTGTCCTGCTCTTCATCGGAATCGTCATCGTTGGCCTTCCCATCTTCTACGCTGTTAAACGAATGGATGCCAAGCGGATGTAA
- a CDS encoding Nramp family divalent metal transporter, which produces MDNTKNQRKKHHLIEYANGKSLEEINGTVEVPHGKGFWRTLFAYSGPGALVAVGYMDPGNWSTSITGGQSFQYTLMTTILISSLIAMLLQYMAAKLGIVSQMDLAQATRARTGKALGIVLWIMTELAIMATDIAEVIGAAIALNLLFHIPLIPSVFITVLDVLVLLLLTKIGFRKIEAIVACLILVILFVFAYQVALSNPNWGGVFMGLLPSAKSIAQHPEVGGITPLTGTLGIIGATVMPHNLYLHSAISQTRKIDHDDLDSIRQTVRFTTWDSNIQLSLAFIVNSLLLIMGVAVFKTGAVQDSSFFGLYDALNNTSMLSNPVLIAVAKSGVLSTLFAVALLASGQNSTITGTLTGQVIMEGFVHMKMPLWARRLVTRIISVIPVLACVAMTSGENTIQQHTALNLLMENSQVFLAFALPFSMLPLLMMTNSEVEMGEFKNRLWVKICGWISVIALTFLNLYNLPATYEGFGIWSKGLSDVLAYITIIAILVLLLWTCIELYRGDKRFAAEGRGFGQKEAAMEGAKTKEND; this is translated from the coding sequence GTGGACAACACAAAAAATCAACGTAAAAAGCATCACTTGATTGAGTATGCTAACGGTAAGTCACTTGAAGAAATTAACGGGACCGTTGAAGTCCCTCACGGTAAGGGCTTCTGGCGAACGCTCTTCGCCTACTCTGGCCCTGGCGCCCTCGTTGCTGTTGGTTACATGGATCCTGGTAACTGGTCAACTTCCATTACCGGTGGTCAAAGTTTCCAATATACCCTGATGACTACTATCTTGATTTCAAGTTTGATTGCGATGTTGCTACAATACATGGCGGCTAAACTCGGAATCGTGAGCCAAATGGACCTTGCCCAGGCAACACGGGCACGGACCGGTAAAGCGTTAGGGATCGTATTATGGATTATGACTGAGCTGGCCATTATGGCGACTGATATTGCGGAAGTTATCGGGGCGGCGATTGCGCTGAACCTACTCTTCCACATTCCATTGATTCCATCAGTGTTCATCACTGTTCTGGATGTCCTGGTACTGTTACTGCTGACCAAGATTGGTTTCCGGAAGATCGAAGCCATCGTTGCCTGCCTGATTCTGGTAATCCTGTTTGTCTTCGCCTACCAGGTAGCTTTGTCTAACCCAAACTGGGGTGGCGTCTTCATGGGCTTGCTGCCGTCAGCAAAGTCCATCGCCCAGCACCCCGAAGTCGGTGGAATTACTCCTTTGACCGGGACCCTGGGGATTATCGGGGCTACGGTGATGCCGCACAACCTCTACCTGCACTCAGCAATTTCACAGACCCGGAAGATTGACCACGATGACCTTGATAGTATTCGGCAAACTGTCCGCTTTACGACTTGGGACTCCAACATCCAATTATCACTAGCATTTATCGTTAACTCATTACTGTTGATCATGGGGGTTGCAGTCTTCAAGACTGGGGCTGTCCAGGATAGTTCCTTCTTCGGTCTGTACGACGCCTTGAACAACACCTCGATGCTATCCAACCCGGTCCTGATCGCGGTTGCCAAGTCCGGTGTCCTCTCGACCCTGTTTGCCGTCGCCCTGCTGGCGTCTGGGCAAAACTCAACCATTACCGGGACCCTGACCGGGCAGGTCATCATGGAAGGGTTCGTCCACATGAAGATGCCGCTTTGGGCCCGGCGACTGGTAACCCGGATTATCTCGGTTATCCCTGTTTTAGCCTGTGTTGCCATGACATCTGGTGAAAACACCATCCAGCAACACACGGCCCTGAACCTGTTGATGGAAAACTCGCAGGTCTTCCTGGCCTTTGCCCTCCCATTCTCAATGCTGCCACTGCTGATGATGACTAACAGTGAAGTCGAAATGGGTGAATTCAAGAACCGGCTCTGGGTCAAGATCTGTGGTTGGATTTCCGTTATCGCCCTGACTTTCTTAAACCTCTACAACCTGCCAGCCACTTACGAAGGCTTTGGCATTTGGTCCAAGGGACTCTCTGACGTGCTCGCCTACATTACGATCATTGCCATCCTGGTCCTGCTGCTTTGGACTTGTATCGAACTGTACCGCGGTGACAAGCGCTTTGCCGCGGAAGGACGGGGCTTTGGTCAAAAGGAAGCCGCAATGGAAGGCGCCAAGACGAAAGAGAACGACTAA